A stretch of the Shinella zoogloeoides genome encodes the following:
- a CDS encoding AAA family ATPase: protein MPVIAAFNSKGGSTKSTALLVLADLLARQNASVTVIDTDPQRSIANWREQATTSTIEVIEQTSSTGIHKAIKDASAKSAFVFVDMAGFTSDMRTPVVSRADLMIIPMQPSPEDARKAADLRIDYERRRDARSDGR, encoded by the coding sequence ATGCCCGTTATTGCAGCATTTAATTCGAAAGGTGGATCAACCAAAAGCACGGCCCTGCTCGTGCTGGCGGATCTGTTGGCACGACAGAATGCCTCAGTGACGGTTATCGATACTGACCCTCAGCGATCGATCGCTAACTGGCGTGAGCAGGCGACGACATCGACCATTGAAGTCATTGAGCAGACATCGAGCACCGGCATTCACAAAGCTATCAAAGATGCCTCAGCCAAGAGCGCGTTTGTGTTCGTTGATATGGCGGGTTTCACGTCCGATATGAGAACCCCTGTCGTGAGCAGGGCCGATCTCATGATTATCCCGATGCAGCCTAGTCCAGAAGACGCACGAAAAGCCGCAGACCTTCGCATTGATTACGAGCGACGAAGAGACGCTAGGTCGGACGGTCGATAA